The following coding sequences are from one Epilithonimonas vandammei window:
- a CDS encoding hemin-degrading factor, whose product MVGTTVLNSDFSALLQEIEKFGKVMALTRNDECVHERKGVYLNPDFSNPHGQVFVGEDIDLRIFINSWKFGFSVVEGDRKSFQFFGKDGLALHKIYLTNNSNDVEFDALTEKYKADEQSAEIVTEPIAPKPAEKVNSGIDVAGFQQAWKDLKDTHDFFMMTKKFEVSRTQALRLAPEGFAQKIDNSKVVNVLEGASEKQLPIMVFVGNRGIIQIHTGEVNKTLWHQQWFNVMDPDFNLHLDTTKIGETWITKKPTEDGEVTSVEVFNKDGEFIVQFFGKRKPGNPELQEWKDLVAGL is encoded by the coding sequence GTGGTTGGAACTACGGTTCTGAATTCAGACTTTTCAGCACTTCTTCAAGAGATTGAAAAGTTTGGGAAAGTAATGGCTTTGACAAGAAATGACGAGTGTGTTCACGAGAGAAAAGGTGTATATTTGAATCCAGATTTCAGCAATCCTCACGGACAGGTTTTCGTCGGAGAAGACATCGATTTAAGGATCTTTATAAACTCTTGGAAATTCGGTTTTTCTGTGGTTGAAGGTGATAGAAAAAGCTTCCAGTTCTTTGGAAAAGACGGTTTGGCACTTCACAAAATCTATTTGACCAACAATAGCAACGACGTAGAGTTTGATGCTTTGACAGAAAAATATAAAGCTGACGAGCAGTCTGCGGAAATTGTAACAGAACCTATCGCTCCAAAACCTGCAGAAAAAGTGAATTCTGGGATTGATGTAGCTGGTTTTCAGCAAGCTTGGAAGGATTTGAAGGACACGCACGATTTCTTTATGATGACTAAGAAATTCGAAGTTAGCAGAACGCAGGCTTTGAGATTAGCTCCGGAAGGTTTTGCTCAAAAAATCGATAATTCTAAAGTTGTGAATGTATTGGAAGGTGCTTCTGAAAAGCAATTGCCGATTATGGTTTTCGTTGGAAACAGAGGTATTATCCAAATTCATACAGGAGAAGTTAACAAGACGCTTTGGCATCAGCAGTGGTTCAATGTAATGGATCCGGATTTCAACTTACATCTTGATACAACTAAGATTGGAGAAACTTGGATTACGAAAAAACCAACAGAAGACGGCGAAGTAACTTCTGTAGAAGTGTTTAACAAAGACGGTGAATTTATCGTTCAATTCTTTGGAAAAAGAAAGCCGGGAAATCCTGAACTTCAGGAGTGGAAAGATTTGGTTGCCGGTTTATAA
- the lipB gene encoding lipoyl(octanoyl) transferase LipB, translating into MNSLINKKVAFQDLGTRDYQPTWDYQEELLKKNLDTKIYNRENPDNQKPTENFLLFVEHPHVYTLGKSGHEENLLANEAKLKEINATYVKVNRGGDITYHGFGQIVGYPILDLENFYTDIHRYMRDLEEVIIRTIAEYGLKGERSDGETGVWLDVGKPYARKICAMGVKASRWVTIHGFALNVNTDMRYFEYIIPCGITDKQVTSLKRELEQEVDYEEVKQKIKKHFVDVFGCELI; encoded by the coding sequence GTGAATTCTCTCATTAATAAAAAAGTGGCATTCCAAGATTTGGGAACCAGAGATTATCAGCCAACCTGGGATTATCAGGAAGAATTACTGAAAAAAAATCTAGACACCAAGATCTACAACAGAGAAAATCCAGATAATCAGAAACCTACAGAAAACTTTCTTCTTTTTGTGGAACATCCGCACGTTTATACTTTAGGAAAAAGCGGACACGAGGAGAATCTTCTGGCCAATGAAGCTAAACTTAAAGAAATCAATGCGACTTATGTGAAGGTAAACAGAGGCGGAGACATTACTTATCACGGTTTCGGGCAAATAGTTGGCTATCCTATTTTGGATCTGGAAAATTTCTACACAGACATCCATCGCTATATGCGTGATCTGGAAGAAGTAATCATCCGAACTATTGCAGAATATGGCTTGAAGGGTGAAAGATCTGATGGCGAAACAGGTGTTTGGCTGGATGTCGGAAAACCATACGCAAGAAAAATCTGCGCAATGGGCGTGAAAGCGTCACGCTGGGTTACGATTCACGGATTTGCACTGAATGTCAATACGGATATGCGTTATTTCGAATACATTATTCCTTGCGGAATTACCGATAAGCAGGTGACTTCCTTGAAAAGAGAATTAGAGCAAGAAGTTGATTATGAGGAAGTAAAACAAAAAATCAAAAAACACTTTGTAGATGTTTTTGGTTGCGAATTGATTTAA
- a CDS encoding DNA-formamidopyrimidine glycosylase family protein has product MPEGPTIVLMKEQLSKFVGQKVISVEGTVKFDYKLIANKKLKEIRLLGKQTYLIFDKINVRIHLLMIGSYEIDEQTKPDRNLRIGLTFKNGKALFFSCSVKILPNEILKTINWEADVMSDIWNPKKASTKLKDNPEMMVCDALMDQDIFSGVGNIIKNETLFRIGVQPESRLGKMPKDKINELLSEARNYSFNFLKWKRENTLKKHWKAHQKKNCPLCGKPLARKITGKYKRRSFYCETDQKLY; this is encoded by the coding sequence ATGCCAGAAGGTCCAACCATTGTTTTGATGAAAGAACAACTCAGCAAATTCGTTGGGCAGAAAGTTATATCTGTGGAAGGGACTGTAAAATTTGATTATAAGCTTATCGCTAATAAAAAATTGAAGGAAATAAGACTCCTTGGTAAACAAACTTATCTTATTTTTGATAAAATCAATGTGAGAATCCATCTTTTGATGATTGGTTCATACGAAATCGATGAGCAGACCAAACCAGACAGAAATCTTCGCATAGGCCTCACATTCAAAAATGGAAAGGCTTTATTCTTTTCCTGTTCTGTAAAAATATTACCTAATGAAATTCTCAAAACAATAAATTGGGAAGCCGATGTGATGAGTGATATCTGGAATCCCAAAAAAGCTAGCACCAAGCTAAAAGACAATCCCGAAATGATGGTTTGTGATGCGTTGATGGATCAGGACATTTTCTCCGGCGTTGGCAATATCATTAAAAATGAAACACTCTTCCGCATTGGCGTGCAGCCCGAAAGCAGACTCGGAAAAATGCCAAAAGATAAGATCAATGAACTTCTATCTGAAGCCCGAAACTACAGTTTTAATTTTCTGAAATGGAAACGGGAAAATACTCTAAAAAAACATTGGAAAGCTCATCAAAAGAAAAATTGCCCATTGTGTGGTAAACCTCTTGCCCGGAAAATAACCGGAAAATACAAACGGAGAAGTTTCTACTGCGAGACAGACCAAAAATTGTATTAA
- the dgt gene encoding dGTP triphosphohydrolase: MDLNSIFTSQRTGNNPNTKVSRTDFQRDFDRIIFSSAFRRLQNKTQVFPLPGSVFVHNRLTHSLEVSSVGRSLGSVIGEFIYGQFKNDLNEESKNFYLHNLSNVIAAGCLCHDVGNPAFGHSGEDAIASYFDRNETSLKSKFNEKEWADLVNFEGNANAIRVLAQQQQGKDAGGVQLTLSTLASIAKYPCEAIAKKKGVVHRKKFGFFQNEKDIFLEIAKRTSMLQENEEPYIFKRHPFVWLVEAADDICYNIIDMEDAHRLGIVSTADCKNLFFELVKSETDDIKRVEQKLDSISNENEQISYLRAKVINALINKSIELYKNNFDKILQGNLEKGLLDIYKSENKTLQDIESFSIEKIYDHKAVVEIENAGYNVMYELLDHFIPSILKSTDERKSYDKKALKLLPKQFFYEDGTDYQKVLGVIDFVSGMTDNFATDLYRKIKGIDIGMTM; encoded by the coding sequence ATGGATCTGAATTCAATTTTTACAAGTCAGCGCACAGGGAATAATCCCAATACAAAAGTTTCCAGAACAGATTTTCAGAGGGATTTTGACCGGATTATTTTTTCTTCCGCATTCCGAAGATTGCAAAACAAAACGCAAGTATTTCCGCTACCGGGAAGTGTTTTTGTGCATAACAGGCTCACACATTCTCTGGAAGTTTCTTCTGTGGGTAGAAGTCTGGGCAGTGTGATTGGCGAGTTTATTTATGGTCAATTCAAAAATGATCTGAATGAGGAATCCAAAAATTTTTATCTGCACAATCTAAGCAATGTAATTGCAGCAGGATGCCTTTGTCACGACGTTGGAAATCCTGCTTTCGGACATTCCGGTGAAGATGCTATTGCCAGCTATTTTGACAGAAATGAGACTTCGCTTAAATCTAAATTCAATGAAAAAGAATGGGCAGATCTGGTTAATTTCGAAGGAAATGCCAATGCCATAAGAGTGCTTGCACAACAACAACAGGGAAAAGATGCAGGGGGTGTTCAGCTAACCTTATCGACACTGGCAAGCATCGCAAAATATCCTTGTGAAGCGATTGCTAAAAAGAAGGGCGTGGTCCATCGTAAAAAGTTCGGCTTCTTTCAGAATGAAAAGGATATTTTTCTGGAAATTGCTAAGAGAACGTCCATGTTACAAGAAAATGAGGAACCTTATATTTTCAAAAGACATCCATTTGTTTGGCTCGTAGAAGCGGCGGATGATATTTGTTACAATATCATTGATATGGAAGATGCGCACAGACTGGGAATTGTTTCTACGGCAGATTGTAAGAACCTCTTTTTTGAACTTGTAAAATCGGAAACAGATGACATCAAAAGAGTAGAGCAGAAGCTGGATTCCATCAGCAATGAAAATGAGCAGATTTCTTATCTCCGAGCGAAGGTAATCAATGCATTAATCAATAAATCGATTGAGCTTTATAAAAATAATTTCGACAAAATTTTACAAGGTAATTTAGAAAAAGGACTTTTGGATATTTACAAATCTGAAAATAAAACGCTTCAGGATATCGAAAGTTTTTCAATAGAAAAAATATACGATCACAAAGCTGTTGTGGAAATTGAAAATGCCGGCTACAACGTGATGTACGAATTACTGGATCATTTTATTCCATCGATTTTGAAATCAACTGATGAAAGAAAATCGTATGACAAAAAAGCCTTGAAATTACTTCCGAAGCAGTTTTTCTATGAAGATGGAACAGATTATCAGAAAGTGCTAGGCGTTATTGATTTTGTGTCCGGAATGACCGATAATTTTGCTACAGATTTATATAGAAAAATCAAAGGAATAGATATCGGGATGACGATGTAG